A genomic window from Betta splendens chromosome 24, fBetSpl5.4, whole genome shotgun sequence includes:
- the LOC114849848 gene encoding RNA binding protein fox-1 homolog 3 isoform X3 has protein sequence MFGQFGKILDVEIIFNERGSKVNNATARVMTNKKVANPYTNGWKLNPVVGAVYSPEFYAVTGFPYPSAGAAVTYRGAQLRGRGRTVYNTFRAAPPPPPLPAYGAVVYQDGFYGTEIYGGYAAYRYGQPASTAAAAYSDSYGRVYATADPYHHTIGPTATYSVGTMASLYRGGCSRFTPY, from the exons ATGTTTGGg CAATTTGGCAAGATTTTAGACGTGGAGATTATTTTTAACGAGCGAGGCTCCAAG gtCAACAATGCCACAGCGAGAGTGATGACCAACAAGAAAGTAGCAAACCCTTACACAAACG GCTGGAAGCTCAATCCAGTGGTTGGAGCTGTGTACAGTCCAGAATTTTATGCAG TGACAGGTTTTCCGTACCCCAGTGCAGGCGCAGCCGTGACCTACAGAGGGGCCCAGTTGAGAGGGAGGGGTCGGACGGTCTACAACACGTTCCGCGCCGCGCCTCCTCCGCCACCGCTCCCTGCGTATGGAGC TGTGGTTTACCAAGATGGCTTCTATGGAACAGAAATATAT GGAGGATATGCAGCTTACAGATATGGCCAGCCAGCTagtactgcagcagctgcctacAGCGATAG TTATGGCAGAGTCTATGCAACAGCGGATCCATATCATCACACGATCGGTCCTACAGCCACATACAGCGTGGGCACTATG GCTAGCCTTTACAGAGGAGGGTGCAGTCGCTTCACTCCCTACTAG
- the LOC114849848 gene encoding RNA binding protein fox-1 homolog 3 isoform X1 — MFGQFGKILDVEIIFNERGSKGFGFVTFETSADADRAREKLNGTIVEGRKIEVNNATARVMTNKKVANPYTNGWKLNPVVGAVYSPEFYAVTGFPYPSAGAAVTYRGAQLRGRGRTVYNTFRAAPPPPPLPAYGAVVYQDGFYGTEIYGGYAAYRYGQPASTAAAAYSDSYGRVYATADPYHHTIGPTATYSVGTMASLYRGGCSRFTPY; from the exons ATGTTTGGg CAATTTGGCAAGATTTTAGACGTGGAGATTATTTTTAACGAGCGAGGCTCCAAG GGCTTTGGGTTTGTAACATTTGAAACGAGCGCAGACGCTGACCGTGCGCGGGAGAAACTAAATGGTACAATCGTAGAGGGACGCAAAATAGAG gtCAACAATGCCACAGCGAGAGTGATGACCAACAAGAAAGTAGCAAACCCTTACACAAACG GCTGGAAGCTCAATCCAGTGGTTGGAGCTGTGTACAGTCCAGAATTTTATGCAG TGACAGGTTTTCCGTACCCCAGTGCAGGCGCAGCCGTGACCTACAGAGGGGCCCAGTTGAGAGGGAGGGGTCGGACGGTCTACAACACGTTCCGCGCCGCGCCTCCTCCGCCACCGCTCCCTGCGTATGGAGC TGTGGTTTACCAAGATGGCTTCTATGGAACAGAAATATAT GGAGGATATGCAGCTTACAGATATGGCCAGCCAGCTagtactgcagcagctgcctacAGCGATAG TTATGGCAGAGTCTATGCAACAGCGGATCCATATCATCACACGATCGGTCCTACAGCCACATACAGCGTGGGCACTATG GCTAGCCTTTACAGAGGAGGGTGCAGTCGCTTCACTCCCTACTAG
- the LOC114849848 gene encoding RNA binding protein fox-1 homolog 3 isoform X2 — translation MFGQFGKILDVEIIFNERGSKGFGFVTFETSADADRAREKLNGTIVEGRKIEVNNATARVMTNKKVANPYTNGWKLNPVVGAVYSPEFYAVTGFPYPSAGAAVTYRGAQLRGRGRTVYNTFRAAPPPPPLPAYGAVVYQDGFYGTEIYGGYAAYRYGQPASTAAAAYSDSYGRVYATADPYHHTIGPTATYSVGTM, via the exons ATGTTTGGg CAATTTGGCAAGATTTTAGACGTGGAGATTATTTTTAACGAGCGAGGCTCCAAG GGCTTTGGGTTTGTAACATTTGAAACGAGCGCAGACGCTGACCGTGCGCGGGAGAAACTAAATGGTACAATCGTAGAGGGACGCAAAATAGAG gtCAACAATGCCACAGCGAGAGTGATGACCAACAAGAAAGTAGCAAACCCTTACACAAACG GCTGGAAGCTCAATCCAGTGGTTGGAGCTGTGTACAGTCCAGAATTTTATGCAG TGACAGGTTTTCCGTACCCCAGTGCAGGCGCAGCCGTGACCTACAGAGGGGCCCAGTTGAGAGGGAGGGGTCGGACGGTCTACAACACGTTCCGCGCCGCGCCTCCTCCGCCACCGCTCCCTGCGTATGGAGC TGTGGTTTACCAAGATGGCTTCTATGGAACAGAAATATAT GGAGGATATGCAGCTTACAGATATGGCCAGCCAGCTagtactgcagcagctgcctacAGCGATAG TTATGGCAGAGTCTATGCAACAGCGGATCCATATCATCACACGATCGGTCCTACAGCCACATACAGCGTGGGCACTATG